The Candidatus Saccharibacteria bacterium RAAC3_TM7_1 nucleotide sequence TTTTGCACCGCTTGAAAGCAGAAACGCCCCCATACTGGCCTGCAGACCAATTCCGTATGTGGCAACGTCCGGCTTAATAAACTGCATTGTGTCGTAAATCGCCAGGCCATCGTAAACGCTGCCACCCGGACTATTGATGTAGAGTGAGATATCGGCTTTCGGGTCTTCGTAGGCTAGGTGCAGTAGCTGCGCCACGACGAGATTCGCCGTATGCTCATTAACTTCTTCACCGAGAAAAATGATGCGCTCTTTCAAGAGACGAGAGTAAATATCAAACGCGCGCTCCCCGTCACGCGAACTTTCGATAACTGTTGGGACAAGATAATTGCGAGGCTTGTTCATAACACCAAGTATACACAAAAACTAGCACTCCTGTAAAGAGAGTGCTAGTTTATCTAGTTTTATGAATACGTAGAGACTGAGCAGACCCTGGCGGCTACCATAGGCAGCCGGAGTTTCCTGATTGTACATACTCTCCCCTCCCTATCACTCTGCCGAGAGCTGAGGTTACTGTACTACTTTTTATTTAGCTCGACAAGCAGATCGACGGTCTTTTCAGTCAAGAGGCGGTTTGCAACGTCACGCTGGATTTCGGGCTCGTCAAAGCGCTTCGACATCTCGGGGTTGTTTGCATATTGCTGCTTATAGCGAGTGATGTGATCGGCCAGTTCTTGGCTCGTCGCTTCGACTTTTTCGACTTTACTAAGTTCCGCTAACACCAGTCCAGCCTTGACGCGCTTTTCTGCGGCCGGGACTACTTCTTTTTTGACCCATTCGTCTTTGTCCTTGAACTTCTGCGTCCGCAGATACTGATCGAGCGTCAGACCTTGATACATCAGGTTTTGAGTCATATCCTGCTCGATGCTTTGCATCTGGTCATCGATCAATACTTGTGGCACCGGTACGTCACTGACATCGATCAGTTTTGCGACAAGCTCGTCCTTTAGTTTTTCGGCTGTTTCACGCTCTTTCTGCGCCGTCAGCTCCGATTTGATGTCTGCCTTCAAATCCTTCAAGCTTGAAAAGCGTTTGTCAGCATTTTTAGCGAACTCATCGTCGAGCGTTGGCAGCGCCAGTTCTTGGACTTTTTTCAGTGTGGTCGTAAACACGACGTCTGCGTCGGCGAGGTCAGCAACATGGTAATTCTCGGGGAACTTCAGCTTGAGATCAAATGTTTCACCCGGCTTCTTGCCGATGATGCCTTCTTCGAAGCCTGGAATAAATGAGTTACTACCAAGCTTTAGCGCATAGTCATTTGCGCCGCCGCCATCAAAGGCTACGTCATCTTTCTTGCCGATAAAGTCGAGAATTACTTCATCGCCGTCTTTGGCTGCGCGCTCGACTTCTTTCTTTTCACTCATACCTTCTTGCATCCGTGTGAGGATATCATTTACCTCATCAGCCGTGACTGTAATCGGCTGCTGCTTGACACCAAGCTTTTTGTAATTTCCGAGTTTAATCTCTGGTAAAACTTCCGCTTCGGCCGTAAATTCCATTTCCTGACCGGTTACAAACTTCTTCAGTTCAACCTGAGGGCGCTCAAGCGCCTGGATATCTTCGGCAAGAAAAGCCTCAGCGACGGCTTTTGACAGCGCGTCATCAGCAGTTTGTTGCGCTAAAACATTTGGGTCGACGTGCTTGACAGCAACGTTTACTGGCACTTTACCTTTACGGAAGCCGGCAACTTTCATTTCTCTTGCCAACTTGGTAAGCGCCACTTGTTCGGCTGCATCAAGCTCTGATTTACCAAGAGTGATCGTTAATAGGACTTTGGTCGGTGATAGGTGTTTTACGGTAGTCTTCATACAAATACCGAGTATAACAGAGAACAGAGGACTTGTCTAAGCCTTATGGCTATATAGCGAAGGGTTAAAGAATACTCAATAATTTAAGCAAAAAGCTCATCAAGTAATTCATCGTCTTTTTTGCGGCGACGATCCCTGACGCGCGCCACGATGCGCTCGAAGCTCATAGCTTCTTCTTCGGCTGTTTTAGTATCTTTGAGATTGTACAGTTCCTTCTTCAGGTCATCTTCGCCGACAAACAGCATAAATGCAATCTCTTTTTTGGTCGCGGTTTTGATCTGACGATCGAGCTTGCGTCCAGTGAAATCAAGTTCGACGTTGACACCCTCGCTACGTAATCGCGCCGCCAACTTTTCAGCGCGCTCTACAACATCGTCGCCGAGAACTACTATGTAAACATCCGTGGTCGAAGCAAACTCCGGTAACAGCCCATGGCTCTGAAGAAACAGCTCGGTCATCGACAAACCAGGCGCCATACCAACGGCTGAGATCGGCTCGGCACCAAACAGCCCAACCAGACCATCGTACCGTCCACCGCCAAACATGGCACGGCGGTTTTCCGGGTGATTATCAAAAAATTCAAATACGGTGTCAGTGTAATAATCAAAGCCGCGCATTAGGGTAACGTCAAACACCACATTGCTAATACCGCGTTCTTTGAGCGTCGTAAAGATACTCTCGATCTCCTTGCTCGCTTCACTATCTCGGATTTCAACCGGTAGTTGTTCAATCCCGCTCGCCTCTAATAATCGCTTGATCTTTACCAGACCGTCCTCTGCCATCGCCGCACCAAAAATCTCGATTGCTTGGTCGCGGAACGCTTCATCGGAAATTTTGTCCTTTCGGTCAAACAATTTGATCATCAGCTCCGACTGGATCGGGTCAAGCTGCAGATAGTCCTTCATCATAGCGTTAATAACCCGACGGTTATTGAGTTTTACGGTATACATATCGTCGGTTGCTTTGAAGGCACGCATAATATCGACACCAATCTGAATAATCTCGACATCAGCCAGACAACTGTCTGCTCCAAAAATATCGACGTTCAGTTGCCAGAACTCCCGTTCACGGCCACGCTGCGGTCGTTCGTAGCGCATGAAATTAGCGATATTATATAGTCTTGCCGGGTACGCGAGTTCCTGACGCCTGGCTGCCACCATACGTGAAATACTTGGAGTCATCTCCGGACGGATTACTACCTGGCGATCACCACGATCGGTAAATTGATAGGTCTGCTCACCGACTAGCTCCTGACCACTTTTGGCTGCGTATATCTCGACCGGCTCGAGTAGCGGCGCCCCGTATTCTTCGTAGCCATGACGCTCAGCTACTGTTTTCCAGACTTGGAAGATATAATTTTGCAGGCGCTTGTCAGCTGGATAGTAGTCGCGTGTACCTTTATAAGATTGCGAAGAAAGAGAAGTCATTACCCCACATTGTGTCATTTTTCCCTGGTGATTGCAAGAATCAGAACGCTATTTAATTGGCTGGTGGTCGGTGGAGCTGTTTGAATGCCATATTTATACCCGTCACATAAGCGTTCACACTGTCGGCAGCTGGCTGCTGCGGATTCATTTCTCCGGATTCTTCCACTGAGCCGTAAAGTAATTGGTTTATTAGTCCGGGTACCCGCAACTGGTCGGCCTCACGAGTGAGCACTTTCCTAGGAATGATCGTTCTGACGGGCAGCGATACGCCATGCAACAGCGTGTCGGGTATATGAGGGCTGCTTCTCAACAAATCTCGTATACGCGGGTTTAAGATCACGCCAAGCTGGAAAGCAACGACTGCTTCGCCATCCGGTCGTTTACCTGCCCGCAGTACCGCGTAACGTGCTAACGCCTGCTTCCTATTGGCGGCATCGGTATCTTTGATAACACGACGCATTTCGCTCTCCATAAGGGCATCGTCACCATTCAGTACGCCATCCAACCGAATAACCGAACGAGCGAAGTTCGAAAATAAAAGAAGGGCTCTCTGGCCCATCTGTTCGCGAATGTCGCTTCGCACCAATTCGAGTATGCCGTCACGCATCCGGTCGCTCGTTTCAAAAACGAGCCTTGCCGTTTCTAATCTTCCCCACGACGACTCGGGGTAGCGACTGTCTGCAGATAGCTCGACCATACTCTTATTATGACAGGTTACGGCTATTTCTTCAATGTATGCTGCTGTGCCCAAGCATACATAGCAATACCGGCGGCGACGCCAACATTGATTGAGCGTGTGCTACCAAATTGCTCGATGGCGACGACATTATCCGCTTGCGCCGCCAGTTCGGACGATACGCCCGGCCCCTCCTGACCAAACACCATCACAAGGTGACGCGGTAAGCGAGTTTCAGCAAGTGGCCGCGAGCCTTTTATGTTATCGACTATATACATTTCTTTTTGGCGAGCGTGCATCGCATTGACGAATTGATCTACCGACACATAATAATGAAGGTGTAAATATTTATCTGTCACCATCGCGCCACGCTTATTCCATTGACGGCGACCGATGACATGGACATGACGTACCCCAAAGGCATTAGCTGACCGTACGATCGTCCCCATATTGAAGTCACGGAGGGTATTTTCGATCGCGACCTCTAGCTCAATGCCACGCTTGTCAAGCTCATCGACGATCGCTTCAAGCGGCCAACCTTTAAATTCATCGGTAACATTTCTGGTATCTTCCTCTGGCATAGTACGAGTGTAGCATGTATAATGGTGCCCTAGACGAACATAAGGTGGCGGCTCAAGTGAAACAGAAATCAATTGTAGACGCACGCGTCAAGTTTGCCTTGACGGCTGGCCTTCACTAGAGGTATCGTTGGTTTATATGCACGAGTGGCGGAATTGGTAGACGCGCTAGCTTCAGGTGCTAGTGCCCTTCGGGGCGTGGAGGTTCAAGTCCTCTCTCGTGTACCAAAATAAGACGCGGTCTTTTGGCCGCTTTTTATTTTGGTCACACGGAGTAGATTTGTAACTCTACCCCTCTAAAATCGTGCTACAAAATCAGTCGCTGCCGGTGCGACATACTCCGACCGGAGCAACTTTACCGTGTCACGCACATCACCCGGCTGCTTAACTCCTGGATTGAGAATACCGAGCGGATCAAAGACCTCTTTGACCTGACGGTACAATTCAACCATCTGCTCATCGAGTAGCGCCTTGGACTGGTGCGCATGTAGCCGGCCTTCGCCGCTGGCGGCAAATGGTACGCCAGCATGGCTTTGTACTAGCTGGATCAGATCATTCGATAGCTTAAAGACCTTTTGTTTGTCACCGACTGTTCCGAGCTTGAGTTGCGGTCGCGCATACCAGACTTCTTCGAGCGGACGGCCATACAGCGGCAGGTCGACATGATGCTTTTTGGCAAGCGCCACGAGCGCTGAGTTGAATTCTTCAAAGCGTTCTAGCGGAACCGAAAAACCCTCGAGGAGCGGTGGTGTTGCCGTATCTTTATCGTCTGGGTTGAGCTGCCACTCAGCTAGTGAAAACATCGCATCGAGGTCACTGACTGTCTCGTCCTCGTCAACAATAATCTCCGCATCAAACGGCTTGAGCACCTTCTGAATTTTCTTCAATTTTTTATGCTTGGCATGAGTACTGAGGTCGCTGATTGTCATGATCAGCACGGCGCCAACTGCCCCGCTGTCATTTTTCATCGTCTCAAACGTTTCGTAGGTTTTACCGAATGCACTCGCTGCCTCGACATAAGCACCATTCAAGTAGGTGAGGTCTCTGAGTTCAAGCTTTTCGAGCGCATCGATTGCATCACGCGCATGCGCCTCCTCTTTAAATGCAGCCACTACGATTGCCGGCGCTTGGTCAACATATTCAGCCTGCAAGATCATCTCTGAGACGACCGCAAGTGTTCCTTGGCTGCCAGCGAGCAGTGGCGTCAGGTCAAATGATCCGTTTTTTTGCTTGACATTCGCAATCGCTGCAAAGCCAAAATGGTCAAGCGGCTCGTCCTCAGACGCGAGACTGCTTATCAGGGCTTCGTTGTCCTCGATCAGAGCGTCGAGTTTACGATAGATTTCACCTTCAAAGCTCTGTTCGCCCTTCTTTTTGGTGAGTTCCCGTTTTGACAGGGCTTGAGTCTGCAGAATATCGCCATTGGCCAAAACAACCTCAACTTGATCAATATATTCGAGCGCGTGCCGACAGTTGGCAACCACGCCCCCAAGTGTTGCCTGGCTCAGTGCACTCCGAAGCCGCGGTATACCCGTCCCGTACAGATTGAGGGCATTCTGCAACGTTCCCACGGTGACGCCAGGCTGCAGGCGCACAAGCTTCTGTTTGGCGTCGTATTCAAAGATGGTGTTCATATGGCTCGGAAAGTTGATGATGATACCGCTACCGATTGCCGCGCCAGTCGTATCATTACCATTACCGCGCGCCGTAACTCCCAACACGTGGCCTTTCTCGGCAAGTTGCCAGGCAAAGCGAGCGATCTTTCGAATGTCATTGGTACGCCGCACAAAGGCCACCATTTCCGGTGTTAACGTGAGTACACTTCCATCGGTTGCGTACGCCTTTCGTGTCGCACTATTGGTGACGACCTCACCGACCAAGTGCGTGTTCAGATATTCTGCAATTTTGTTCATCGACTTCCCCTACTCATTGCCTATATCATATCACAAGCGGAATGAAACCGGGCACTTTATCGGGTGCCTGTCATCTGGTATAGTAGACGAGTTACCGTTTTACGCGGATGTGGTGGAATTGGTAGACACGCTAGCCTTAGGAGCTAGTGCTTTCGGGCGTGAAGGTTCAAGTCCTTTCATCCGCACCAAATAAAAAAGAGACCTCCTTGGTCTCTATTTTGTTACACATATGAACCGCGCCATACCGCCCCGAAGGGCAGTATGGCGCTAGCGGCCGGCGAGTCTGATCAGTCATCAGAGTCGTGGCCGTGGTGGAAGGAGTGTGGCTCCGGCGAACGCTTCACCACGAAACCATGATCCTCCCCGTCACCGAACGCTTCACCCGAGAGCTGAGCTCTTTCGTAGCTTGACGCCGATTGGTTGATGTACGTGGCCGGGTGTTCGTCCCCGAAAGCCATTTCCGATGCAGCCATTGCTGGCTCCTTTCGGTCGGTCGATAGCAGCGTGCCATCGTCTTTCTATTATACTACTTATGTTTATATTTGTCAATATAGCTCGTATTAAACAAAAAGACGCTTCATTAAGCGTCTCGGCGGTAAAGGGTGAAGTTCAGGTTTCCATAACTACGATTGTCCACCACAACAACTCCTGATACGGAAGGAACCTCACCCTTACCTGGATGTGATAATACCATAAGCGCACTAGGTTTGAGTAGTCCTAAGAGTCGTTTAACTGTGGAAAACTGCGGGTCATAATAGGGCGGATCAGCAAATATCAAATCAAATGGCTCGATATCGGCGGTCGTCAGCCAGTTGCTAACTGTCGTCGCCACAACTGTTCCGTCTTCTTTAAGTCGGGTCAGATTTTCTTCGATGATACGCGCCGCAACCCGGTCGCGCTCGATAAAGGTCGCCGTACGTGCGCCTCTGCTCAGCGCCTCTAGCCCCAAGCTGCCGGAACCAGCAAACGCGTCGAGTACTCGTGCCCCTTCGACAGAATTACCGAGAATATTGAATAGTGCATTCCGGGCCCGCTCGCTCATAGCGTGGGTGCTTTGACGGGTCGGTGCCGCAATCGTGCGTCCACCGTGTTTGCCGGCGATGATACGTACGTTCATAGTCCGGCTGCCTCACTGTAGGCGTCGTACCAGGCGAAGGTGACGAGATTGATAATCAATGGAATAAGCGTTCTTCGGGTTTGGCGCGCTAATGTTGCGTTCCAGCCGCTGGTCCAAAAAGTATGGTACATATCGAGCGCAGCAACTGCCTCGAGCGCATCTTGAAATACCGCTTCCAGGCCTTTTGTACGATTTTCCTCAAGCCAGTCAAGCGAAGGAGCGTATTCATCAAAACGCATCGTCACAATTGCCGACGCAACACCCCATTCAAACATAAAATGAGTCGACCAAACCCCTTTCGCACCCCAATACTGCCAGTTTTTTTGTACTGTATCACGGCGAGTGCTGCCGCGTATAATCATCTTTTCACGCACCGATAAACGTTCTTCGTGTGGCTTACCCCATAGTTCTTCGATCTTTTCTCCTAGCGGGTAATGATGTGCCGGCGTCAAACCATCTACCAATGCGTGCGCTAGCCATGCCGCTTCAAAGGCTGCCCTGGTCTCATCACCGGCGCGAAGTGCTGCGACCAGGTTGTGGCGATGGTTGTGCAGCAATTCAATCAACCCTGTATCGTTTGGATCTGTCGGATTGATATGGTGCCACGGCTCGTCCCGCCCCGGGCTTTTACGCTTGATACCATCGGGGCCGTTCAACCCTTCAAAATGCAGAATATCACGAATCGACGGGAATAGCGCGTGTGCGGGAAGCTGCCGAACAAGGTGTCGCCGAGCGACACGGTCTATCCGCTGGTGCGCTCCCATGACGCGACCGGATTTTTTATGGATGATGGTTCCTGAATACATAGCGGCTTCGCCTTATGAGACAAACCAAACGGTTTTTATCATCGCGCCGGGAACGGAATAAATCCATTCATCGGGCTGCTCTTTTCCCTTCATTAATTTAATGTGGTGATGCGCTGGTATTTTTCTACCCGCTTCATTAACTGCTTGTATTGTACCAAACCTTCGCTACTTTCGATAAACTGGCGAGCTACCTGCTGGGCGCGAGCGATCAGCTTGGTATCGGCTAAGTTCGCTACCTGCAGATTGAGTGCGCCGTGCTGTGCTCGACCGTAAATTTCACCCGGACCGCGCAGCTTCAGGTCGACTTCGGCCAGATAAAAACCGTCTTGTGATTTCTCAATCTCACGCAACCGCTGTGATGGCTTTTTCGTATCACTCATCAGTAAGTAGCAGTGGCTTTGCCAAGACGAACGACCGACTCGTCCACGTAGCTGATGGAGTTGGCTCAGTCCATACTGATCAGCATCCTCGATCAGGATTACACTGGCATTTGGCACATCGACACCGACCTCGACAACTGTCGTACTGACTAAGATATCGAGCTTGCCATCTGAGAATTTTGTCATCACTTCTTCTTTTTCGCTCGGCTTCATACGGCCATGAAGCAAGCCGATCCGACGATGGCCAAAGACGGAGTTTTGTAATTTCTTGTACTCAGCTGAGACGCTTTTGCTATCATTTTGCGGGTTGTCGTCGATCAAACGGCAGATCACGTAGGCTTGCCGACCGGCAGCAATTTCCGTATCTATCGCCGCATAAAGTTCTTTTCGGCTGACCGGCGACCAGATTTTCGTACTTATCGGCAGACGGTTTTTGGGTTTTTGGTTGATAATCGAAATATCGAGCTCGCCGTAGACCGTTAGTGCTAGGCTTCGCGGGATTGGTGTGGCGGTCATAGCGAGGAGATGTGGCATATGCGTTGATTTTTTGAGTAGTTCCTGGCGCTGCGCCACGCCAAAGCGGTGTTGTTCGTCGATCACCACAAAACCAAGTTTATGAAACTTTACCGTCGGCTGCAGCAAAGCGTGCGTACCCACCAGAACATCAATTGAGCCCTCCTTCAAGGCATCGAGCAATACCGCACGCGCTTTGCCTTTGACACTGCCGGTTAGCAGTGCAACATTGACACCAAACGGCTCAAGCATACCAGAGAGCGTTTCGGCATGTTGACTGGCAAGGATTTCTGTCGGCGCGAGAATTGCCGTCTGAAAGCCGTGGCTTACTGCTTGTCTGGCAGCGAGGCCAGCAACCACCGTCTTTCCAGAGCCGACATCGCCCTGTAACAAGCGGTTCATTGGCGTTTCGCGCTCAAGATCCTGCAATATATCCCACGCAGCGACTTTTTGCGCTGGCGTCAGTTCAAATGGTAACGCGGCGACAAATCTTTTGACCGTGGCTTGTTCAAACGGAATTGACCAACCTGATAATTTTGCATTTTCCTGCTTGTTCAGCTGTGCTGCGAGTAGTAGTTCAAACAATTCTTCAAAGCCAAAGCGTTCGCGAGCGCGCTCCACATCTGCCGCCCGGATCGGAAAATGCATGCCGAGTAACGCTTCACCCAGTGGTGCGAGCTTCTGGGAGGTCACAACTGATACAGGTAACGTGTCCGGTAGCATCGTCATAAGCGGACGTAGTTCAGCTAAGATTTTTCGCACCAATTGACTCTTAAGACCCTTAACCGCCGGATAAATTGGCAGGATTCGATCGGTTTGTACCGGTAGATCACTGACTTTCTCGGCGCTCGGATTTGTCAGCTGGTAACGGTTGTAGCTAAACTCAAATTCGCCGGAAAAATAATATTCACCACCGCCTTTTAGCTGCGACTCACGATACGCTTGGTTGAACCAGACGGCATTGAGCTTGCCCGTTTCATCTGCGAGTACTGCAGTCGTCAGTCGTAAGCCACGCCGCACAGTCTTTGTACTGATCGATTCACAGCGAGCTTTGATCGTCCGTTTGCCAGGCGAAATATCCGCGATTGATACGACTTCGGAAAAATCCTCAAACTTGCGCGGAAAGAAATACAGTAAATCTTCGACTGTTTCTAGACCACTCAAACTAAACTGCTCAGCGGTTTTCTTGCCCACACCTTTGATTGATTCTAGTTTTGTCAGTATGTTCACAA carries:
- a CDS encoding hypothetical protein (RAAC3_TM7_1_794), which translates into the protein MAASEMAFGDEHPATYINQSASSYERAQLSGEAFGDGEDHGFVVKRSPEPHSFHHGHDSDD
- a CDS encoding hypothetical protein (RAAC3_TM7_1_796), with translation MYSGTIIHKKSGRVMGAHQRIDRVARRHLVRQLPAHALFPSIRDILHFEGLNGPDGIKRKSPGRDEPWHHINPTDPNDTGLIELLHNHRHNLVAALRAGDETRAAFEAAWLAHALVDGLTPAHHYPLGEKIEELWGKPHEERLSVREKMIIRGSTRRDTVQKNWQYWGAKGVWSTHFMFEWGVASAIVTMRFDEYAPSLDWLEENRTKGLEAVFQDALEAVAALDMYHTFWTSGWNATLARQTRRTLIPLIINLVTFAWYDAYSEAAGL
- a CDS encoding hypothetical protein (RAAC3_TM7_1_790), whose product is MVELSADSRYPESSWGRLETARLVFETSDRMRDGILELVRSDIREQMGQRALLLFSNFARSVIRLDGVLNGDDALMESEMRRVIKDTDAANRKQALARYAVLRAGKRPDGEAVVAFQLGVILNPRIRDLLRSSPHIPDTLLHGVSLPVRTIIPRKVLTREADQLRVPGLINQLLYGSVEESGEMNPQQPAADSVNAYVTGINMAFKQLHRPPAN
- a CDS encoding hypothetical protein (RAAC3_TM7_1_795), whose translation is MNVRIIAGKHGGRTIAAPTRQSTHAMSERARNALFNILGNSVEGARVLDAFAGSGSLGLEALSRGARTATFIERDRVAARIIEENLTRLKEDGTVVATTVSNWLTTADIEPFDLIFADPPYYDPQFSTVKRLLGLLKPSALMVLSHPGKGEVPSVSGVVVVDNRSYGNLNFTLYRRDA
- a CDS encoding Trigger factor (RAAC3_TM7_1_788), which produces MKTTVKHLSPTKVLLTITLGKSELDAAEQVALTKLAREMKVAGFRKGKVPVNVAVKHVDPNVLAQQTADDALSKAVAEAFLAEDIQALERPQVELKKFVTGQEMEFTAEAEVLPEIKLGNYKKLGVKQQPITVTADEVNDILTRMQEGMSEKKEVERAAKDGDEVILDFIGKKDDVAFDGGGANDYALKLGSNSFIPGFEEGIIGKKPGETFDLKLKFPENYHVADLADADVVFTTTLKKVQELALPTLDDEFAKNADKRFSSLKDLKADIKSELTAQKERETAEKLKDELVAKLIDVSDVPVPQVLIDDQMQSIEQDMTQNLMYQGLTLDQYLRTQKFKDKDEWVKKEVVPAAEKRVKAGLVLAELSKVEKVEATSQELADHITRYKQQYANNPEMSKRFDEPEIQRDVANRLLTEKTVDLLVELNKK
- a CDS encoding ATP-dependent Clp protease proteolytic subunit (RAAC3_TM7_1_786), with the protein product MNKPRNYLVPTVIESSRDGERAFDIYSRLLKERIIFLGEEVNEHTANLVVAQLLHLAYEDPKADISLYINSPGGSVYDGLAIYDTMQFIKPDVATYGIGLQASMGAFLLSSGAKGKRFMLPNSRAMIHQPSSGTQGKISDQEITLREGLRLKQRLNEILAKNTGQKLSKIEKDVDRDFWMSSEESVDYGLADKVVTKA
- the hisS gene encoding histidyl-tRNA synthetase (RAAC3_TM7_1_789), which translates into the protein MTQCGVMTSLSSQSYKGTRDYYPADKRLQNYIFQVWKTVAERHGYEEYGAPLLEPVEIYAAKSGQELVGEQTYQFTDRGDRQVVIRPEMTPSISRMVAARRQELAYPARLYNIANFMRYERPQRGREREFWQLNVDIFGADSCLADVEIIQIGVDIMRAFKATDDMYTVKLNNRRVINAMMKDYLQLDPIQSELMIKLFDRKDKISDEAFRDQAIEIFGAAMAEDGLVKIKRLLEASGIEQLPVEIRDSEASKEIESIFTTLKERGISNVVFDVTLMRGFDYYTDTVFEFFDNHPENRRAMFGGGRYDGLVGLFGAEPISAVGMAPGLSMTELFLQSHGLLPEFASTTDVYIVVLGDDVVERAEKLAARLRSEGVNVELDFTGRKLDRQIKTATKKEIAFMLFVGEDDLKKELYNLKDTKTAEEEAMSFERIVARVRDRRRKKDDELLDELFA
- a CDS encoding hypothetical protein (RAAC3_TM7_1_787); this encodes MYNQETPAAYGSRQGLLSLYVFIKLDKLALSLQEC
- a CDS encoding FAD linked oxidase protein (RAAC3_TM7_1_793) yields the protein MNKIAEYLNTHLVGEVVTNSATRKAYATDGSVLTLTPEMVAFVRRTNDIRKIARFAWQLAEKGHVLGVTARGNGNDTTGAAIGSGIIINFPSHMNTIFEYDAKQKLVRLQPGVTVGTLQNALNLYGTGIPRLRSALSQATLGGVVANCRHALEYIDQVEVVLANGDILQTQALSKRELTKKKGEQSFEGEIYRKLDALIEDNEALISSLASEDEPLDHFGFAAIANVKQKNGSFDLTPLLAGSQGTLAVVSEMILQAEYVDQAPAIVVAAFKEEAHARDAIDALEKLELRDLTYLNGAYVEAASAFGKTYETFETMKNDSGAVGAVLIMTISDLSTHAKHKKLKKIQKVLKPFDAEIIVDEDETVSDLDAMFSLAEWQLNPDDKDTATPPLLEGFSVPLERFEEFNSALVALAKKHHVDLPLYGRPLEEVWYARPQLKLGTVGDKQKVFKLSNDLIQLVQSHAGVPFAASGEGRLHAHQSKALLDEQMVELYRQVKEVFDPLGILNPGVKQPGDVRDTVKLLRSEYVAPAATDFVARF
- a CDS encoding hypothetical protein (RAAC3_TM7_1_797), with protein sequence MNILTKLESIKGVGKKTAEQFSLSGLETVEDLLYFFPRKFEDFSEVVSIADISPGKRTIKARCESISTKTVRRGLRLTTAVLADETGKLNAVWFNQAYRESQLKGGGEYYFSGEFEFSYNRYQLTNPSAEKVSDLPVQTDRILPIYPAVKGLKSQLVRKILAELRPLMTMLPDTLPVSVVTSQKLAPLGEALLGMHFPIRAADVERARERFGFEELFELLLAAQLNKQENAKLSGWSIPFEQATVKRFVAALPFELTPAQKVAAWDILQDLERETPMNRLLQGDVGSGKTVVAGLAARQAVSHGFQTAILAPTEILASQHAETLSGMLEPFGVNVALLTGSVKGKARAVLLDALKEGSIDVLVGTHALLQPTVKFHKLGFVVIDEQHRFGVAQRQELLKKSTHMPHLLAMTATPIPRSLALTVYGELDISIINQKPKNRLPISTKIWSPVSRKELYAAIDTEIAAGRQAYVICRLIDDNPQNDSKSVSAEYKKLQNSVFGHRRIGLLHGRMKPSEKEEVMTKFSDGKLDILVSTTVVEVGVDVPNASVILIEDADQYGLSQLHQLRGRVGRSSWQSHCYLLMSDTKKPSQRLREIEKSQDGFYLAEVDLKLRGPGEIYGRAQHGALNLQVANLADTKLIARAQQVARQFIESSEGLVQYKQLMKRVEKYQRITTLN
- a CDS encoding hypothetical protein (RAAC3_TM7_1_791), whose translation is MPEEDTRNVTDEFKGWPLEAIVDELDKRGIELEVAIENTLRDFNMGTIVRSANAFGVRHVHVIGRRQWNKRGAMVTDKYLHLHYYVSVDQFVNAMHARQKEMYIVDNIKGSRPLAETRLPRHLVMVFGQEGPGVSSELAAQADNVVAIEQFGSTRSINVGVAAGIAMYAWAQQHTLKK
- a CDS encoding hypothetical protein (RAAC3_TM7_1_792), with translation MYNGALDEHKVAAQVKQKSIVDARVKFALTAGLH